A genomic window from Cucumis melo cultivar AY chromosome 8, USDA_Cmelo_AY_1.0, whole genome shotgun sequence includes:
- the LOC103484513 gene encoding dof zinc finger protein DOF1.4-like gives MQYQDRRLKSVQVQDQVQPQPQKCPRCDSLNTKFCYYNNYSLSQPRYLCKTCRRYWTHGGTLRNVPVGGGCRKGKRLKQSSQSSNNNSSVKSSLVQTSASPVLPPPQIVPLSLSTTTSQHVIFSGTPVITPPSFFNSGGELLSSSSWINSFGSSSQGPEIIYDMMDQSSGKADANSSSPAAGWSESYINNNSISNPMAATGDAVVWPAGENNATLAAATSTNNATINQWPDYMPGFCPPP, from the exons ATGCAGTATCAAGATCGGAGATTGAAGAGTGTACAAGTGCAAGATCAAGTTCAACCACAGCCTCAAAAATGTCCTCGTTGTGATTCTCTAAATACTAAGTTTTGTTATTACAATAACTACAGTTTGTCTCAGCCTCGTTATCTTTGCAAGACTTGTAGAAGGTATTGGACTCACGGTGGCACTCTACGGAACGTCCCCGTCGGCGGTGGTTGTCGCAAGGGGAAACGACTGAAGCAATCCTCACAATCATCCAATAACAATAGTTCTGTAAAGTCGTCGTTGGTACAAACTTCCGCGTCACCAGTACTACCGCCGCCGCAGATAGTCCCGTTGAGTTTATCAACAACAACTTCACAACACGTAATCTTTTCGGGTACTCCTGTTATCACGCCGCCGTCGTTTTTCAATTCGG GTGGGGAGTTATTGTCATCTTCAAGCTGGATTAATTCATTTGGATCATCTTCACAAGGCCCAGAAATAATCTATGACATGATGGATCAGTCGTCGGGAAAGGCCGATGCAAATTCGTCATCTCCGGCGGCAGGGTGGTCAGAAAGCTACATCAACAATAATTCTATTTCTAACCCTATGGCTGCCACCGGAGACGCGGTTGTCTGGCCAGCTGGCGAGAACAACGCCACCCTCGCGGCGGCCACCTCCACCAACAATGCTACAATTAACCAATGGCCTGATTATATGCCGGGATTTTGTCCTCCTCCATGA